From one Staphylococcus kloosii genomic stretch:
- a CDS encoding GNAT family N-acetyltransferase produces MKLTKYPLNEKDYTTALKIWEESVCATHDFLTETDRLTLKTEIPTYFKYVDAYLWFNDNEVVGFSGINEQNLEMLFIAPEHFHKGYGTEILQYLIRENDIKYVDVNKDNHNALKFYQKNGFKQYKESKKDAQGRNYPILHLKL; encoded by the coding sequence ATGAAGCTAACAAAATACCCACTTAATGAAAAAGATTATACAACCGCCTTAAAAATATGGGAAGAATCAGTATGTGCAACACACGATTTTTTAACAGAAACTGATAGATTAACGTTAAAAACAGAAATTCCTACTTACTTTAAATATGTCGATGCATATTTATGGTTTAATGATAACGAAGTTGTCGGATTTTCAGGTATAAATGAACAAAATTTAGAAATGTTATTTATAGCACCTGAACATTTCCATAAAGGTTATGGCACAGAAATATTACAATATTTAATTAGAGAGAACGATATAAAATACGTTGACGTTAATAAAGATAATCATAATGCTTTAAAATTTTATCAAAAGAATGGATTCAAGCAATATAAAGAATCAAAAAAAGATGCACAAGGTAGAAATTATCCTATTTTACATTTAAAACTATAA
- a CDS encoding YolD-like family protein, with amino-acid sequence MKIINKGMPEPYCYESDYRKIPRKYLNPRIPRGRGNVKWQPFATMPEQFARIEQYMLDQNKIERPMLSEDQLNILNQKLIEKMFNHPHIAFKYFEDGYIKEINGYIHKVDVHNCELQLSINGEITKFSLVDIVEIN; translated from the coding sequence ATGAAAATCATTAATAAAGGTATGCCAGAACCTTATTGTTATGAATCTGACTATCGTAAAATACCACGTAAGTACTTAAACCCACGTATTCCCAGAGGGAGAGGTAACGTAAAATGGCAGCCATTTGCTACAATGCCAGAGCAGTTCGCTAGGATAGAGCAATATATGCTTGACCAAAATAAAATAGAAAGACCTATGTTATCAGAAGATCAATTAAATATTTTAAATCAAAAATTAATAGAAAAAATGTTTAATCATCCACATATTGCTTTTAAATATTTTGAAGATGGATATATTAAAGAAATAAATGGATATATTCATAAGGTAGATGTACATAACTGTGAATTGCAATTGTCTATTAACGGTGAGATTACAAAGTTTAGCTTAGTAGATATAGTAGAAATTAACTAA
- a CDS encoding HD domain-containing protein, with protein MINNIDEINVPDSKIVQDAQGIVHEYGNELIWNHSNRVYLFGEIKGTQDNLKYDKELLYITSLFHDLGLTNHYSSDDLRFEVDGANAVRQFLDTYNYDERDLQLAWDAIALHTTLGVAEHKENNVALLYHGVGMDVMGDNWNQYSDDIRKAIVTKFPRGNFKKDVIKAFYDGFKHKPETTFGNIKSDVIKYFEPEYPQNNFCSCILRSKWDQ; from the coding sequence ATGATTAATAATATTGATGAAATTAATGTACCAGACAGTAAAATTGTTCAAGATGCTCAAGGTATTGTGCATGAATACGGAAATGAACTCATTTGGAACCATTCAAATCGAGTATATCTATTTGGTGAAATTAAGGGGACTCAAGATAATTTAAAATATGATAAAGAATTGTTATATATTACGTCTTTATTCCATGATTTAGGACTTACAAATCATTATAGTAGTGATGATTTAAGATTCGAGGTTGATGGTGCCAACGCTGTAAGACAATTTTTAGATACTTATAATTACGATGAACGAGATCTACAATTGGCTTGGGATGCGATTGCTTTGCATACTACGCTCGGTGTTGCAGAGCATAAAGAAAATAACGTAGCCTTACTTTATCATGGCGTAGGTATGGATGTTATGGGTGACAACTGGAACCAATATTCTGATGATATTAGAAAAGCTATAGTGACAAAATTTCCACGAGGTAATTTTAAAAAAGATGTGATTAAAGCATTTTATGATGGTTTTAAACACAAACCAGAAACAACATTTGGCAATATTAAATCAGACGTCATCAAATACTTTGAACCTGAATATCCACAAAATAATTTCTGTTCTTGTATCTTACGCTCAAAATGGGATCAATAA
- a CDS encoding glycosyltransferase: MKNIIFITSRLDKDHGGLTASLLNKARILYDYENIKSKVLTFHADHNFRETSAEIKQRYDLEGKVDIINLNDFFRTQCSNRDKKQYDVDTDGLISVKVNDNKMEYYHEGLKKLEVTYKNDLIHEVKHFSDNSICVKKDIIDKDGYLYWTSYYYDNKLSRQVFYKLDKTPIVTREYDATSNKQKIKNVVLFEDTPIRFGNFDEFKEYFIKQFITDDYTYLVGEARALDPNIMNITDARVRKIFMTHSIHLRPGTDVIRLGNRQVLNNLNDIDALVLLTQQQRQDIIDRFGYRNNYYVIPHSIKISDISQKRTRDKVVLISRLHEEKRLDHAIKAFKQVVKAKPEATLHIYGDGDERTKLQNLINKLGLQEHVKLMGYSSDVDEILQTAACSILTSQYEGFALVIQESIANGTPVIAYDIKYGPSDMIDHGVNGYLAENGDIEDLASSIINYLNKSTSEQQKFSAAAIEKASQFSNENFAKSWVKLFEQTEENKTVFKPEAKLININQKKINKNKYKIDIKVKLNAEKNVQPEFIGVFYHRSTLENNKISKCDCVDTKVTQLEGDLFKIEVPFHADKYKKKEIYDLSLEVKDESQYHNIRIGNQRESFNIQNLATRKVKPYYTKNHDNLSFKL; the protein is encoded by the coding sequence TTGAAAAATATAATATTTATAACAAGTAGGTTGGACAAAGATCACGGTGGCTTAACAGCATCTTTGTTAAACAAAGCTAGAATTTTATATGATTATGAAAATATAAAATCTAAAGTATTAACATTTCATGCTGACCATAATTTTCGGGAAACAAGCGCAGAAATTAAACAAAGATATGACTTAGAGGGCAAAGTCGACATTATTAATTTAAATGATTTTTTTAGAACGCAATGTTCAAATAGGGATAAAAAGCAATATGATGTAGATACGGATGGGTTAATCAGTGTTAAGGTGAATGATAATAAAATGGAATACTATCATGAGGGTTTAAAAAAACTTGAGGTCACATATAAAAATGACTTAATTCACGAAGTTAAACATTTTAGTGATAATAGTATATGTGTAAAAAAAGATATTATTGATAAAGATGGTTATTTATATTGGACAAGTTATTATTATGATAATAAACTTTCTCGCCAAGTATTTTATAAACTCGATAAAACACCTATTGTTACAAGAGAGTACGATGCTACAAGTAACAAACAAAAAATAAAAAACGTCGTGTTATTTGAAGATACACCAATTAGGTTTGGCAACTTTGATGAATTTAAAGAATATTTTATTAAACAGTTTATTACAGATGATTACACTTATTTAGTTGGGGAAGCTAGAGCACTTGATCCTAATATAATGAATATTACCGATGCTAGAGTTAGGAAAATATTTATGACACATAGTATTCATTTAAGACCTGGTACTGACGTTATAAGATTAGGAAATAGACAAGTTTTAAATAATTTAAATGATATTGATGCACTCGTATTACTCACTCAACAGCAAAGGCAAGATATCATTGATAGGTTTGGCTATAGAAATAATTATTACGTTATACCACACTCGATTAAAATTTCAGATATTTCGCAAAAAAGAACGCGTGATAAGGTAGTGCTAATCTCACGGTTACATGAAGAAAAAAGGTTAGACCATGCAATTAAAGCATTTAAGCAAGTAGTTAAAGCTAAACCAGAAGCAACATTACATATTTACGGCGATGGAGATGAAAGAACTAAATTACAAAACTTAATCAATAAATTAGGTTTACAAGAACATGTAAAATTAATGGGTTATTCAAGCGATGTCGATGAAATTTTACAGACTGCTGCCTGCTCCATACTTACATCACAATATGAAGGGTTTGCATTAGTGATCCAAGAAAGTATTGCGAATGGTACGCCTGTTATTGCTTATGATATTAAATACGGGCCGTCTGATATGATAGACCACGGAGTTAACGGTTATTTAGCTGAAAATGGAGATATAGAAGATTTAGCATCTTCTATAATAAATTATTTAAATAAATCAACATCCGAGCAACAAAAGTTTTCTGCAGCTGCAATTGAAAAAGCGAGTCAATTTTCTAATGAAAACTTTGCTAAGTCATGGGTGAAGTTATTTGAGCAAACAGAAGAGAACAAAACTGTGTTTAAACCTGAGGCAAAGCTCATAAATATTAATCAGAAAAAGATCAATAAAAATAAATATAAAATAGATATAAAAGTGAAGTTAAATGCTGAAAAAAATGTACAACCAGAATTTATAGGTGTTTTTTATCATAGATCTACTTTAGAAAATAATAAAATATCAAAGTGTGATTGCGTCGATACTAAAGTTACTCAATTGGAAGGGGATTTATTTAAAATTGAAGTACCATTTCATGCTGATAAATATAAAAAGAAAGAAATCTATGATTTATCGCTAGAAGTGAAAGATGAATCACAATATCATAATATTAGAATCGGTAACCAAAGAGAAAGTTTTAATATTCAAAATCTAGCTACTCGTAAAGTTAAGCCATACTATACAAAGAATCACGATAATTTAAGTTTTAAATTATAA
- a CDS encoding trypsin-like serine peptidase, with the protein MKKILMLLSIFVTLLFGAVPQAQANDEGVIVTDTTQGNHLFTSKFEFDGIWSTAVALSPTTYLTAGHAVKYQSQEAELGYIYPAYSGILDPLSYMPITQSINYTNNKITGGKDIALIKGTEPSKSMEHYLAEKAPKIKVVDEISDFIGQEVYTIGYPKETSGNYQVKKEGKITAKGNTSGGKTIETDIAPTAGGGQSGSGLYLKETDELIGILSGVGGSSTYFAPITTEVNNWIENNK; encoded by the coding sequence ATGAAAAAAATATTAATGCTTTTATCTATATTTGTTACTTTACTTTTTGGTGCAGTACCACAGGCACAAGCTAACGACGAAGGTGTTATCGTTACTGATACGACTCAGGGGAATCATTTATTTACATCTAAATTTGAATTCGATGGCATTTGGAGTACAGCGGTAGCGTTATCGCCGACAACGTATTTAACGGCGGGTCATGCAGTTAAATATCAAAGTCAAGAAGCGGAGTTAGGTTATATTTATCCTGCATATTCGGGTATTTTAGATCCATTGTCTTATATGCCAATTACGCAAAGTATTAATTATACCAATAATAAAATTACAGGCGGCAAGGACATTGCACTTATAAAAGGCACTGAACCTTCTAAAAGTATGGAGCACTATTTAGCTGAAAAAGCACCTAAGATTAAAGTGGTTGATGAAATAAGTGATTTTATAGGTCAAGAGGTATATACAATCGGCTATCCTAAAGAAACGAGCGGTAATTACCAAGTAAAAAAAGAAGGTAAAATAACAGCTAAAGGCAATACGTCAGGAGGAAAAACGATTGAAACTGACATCGCGCCGACTGCCGGTGGAGGACAATCTGGTTCGGGACTTTATTTAAAAGAAACTGATGAATTAATTGGTATATTGTCAGGCGTAGGTGGTTCAAGTACATATTTTGCACCTATAACAACTGAAGTAAATAATTGGATTGAAAATAATAAATAA
- a CDS encoding YSIRK-type signal peptide-containing protein (The YSIRK form of extended signal peptide directs nascent proteins to the cross-wall site, while signal peptides lacking YSIRK direct proteins instead to the cell pole. A large fraction of YSIRK proteins are surface proteins anchored by sortase-mediated processing of a C-terminal LPXTG motif.) → MKNIQEFAARKHNKYSIRKFSVGIASILVGSIFFYNNNAQASENQPVQEGSQVTESIDDDAQGQSQQQNDTVDATNNANTNANEGAQVSEHNTTADNVSNSVQQPNAQATSSSSQPQVVQAPAVNSADNNQGQSVSEAPKVLQQAQVAPKEIAANTKKVDVLKYVEENKQYLTENERQFFLRAVSREVQFPDKDWQNIYKGQYNSIGADVNDRVVGEQKVRGVKTVVDAVQRLIADRDKDNYYTDLRLDDTARRTNSFTVSNDIVKDDEGRQSIKLGLRKEFVPISYPQGGKWHPWNHRFEHWGLRTSESLSKKIEEVRVQYKWNKKAYDQVMTRDKDGFYWHKDDEANGYKPHYGGGVDFLVKLKKGVILNKDEDKAWGHIISDARHFHPMAVVSYEFKKFNFENQNFDKNFNASSLATLKDALNNKINDAQRGFADVDANKNYYLGLVTAAVANVQTAEQYVNAKAKLANIDKRVSYALQEVRPTTVQNRQTVNANTKDVDVLKYIEANSKFLSDEERKFFLRQVTRHSGFHNRDWNNIYNKNYDSISENVNTRTVGESNVAELNKLLTAMYELIESRNNDQHYKELTSDQASQDLNNSFTLDNNVTQNNGQQTVKVTVSKATLQFSDYQSGDWWDWKKRFEQWGLRTNEALNRKIDKVVAKYRWNGQDREDVLVRDSKGFYWFKEDEKFTEGKAKIGGGVDFHLTFKKDAVLDKENDKLWGYVISDSKELETRAGANIGFGKVDFTPVLTTINTQTLTNLKQDLLNNIQTLTPVLTANEQNAETFKTKAEAVTTNNLNEQQYEQVKAQLAAITQEVAQAALKNNLVTVPTNREHLSQYAKLSNDNYFLSFQSLNTDPTNSLNADGSVTLKPNGYLFYNLKAENALAPGKQINLTVLASKVDSNAKFEYAVQGENNNYIVEVTQIPKIGEGQYKLQNFTIPQGAKKFALRLDNRQGTTDTHVNLFTLVPEDNQKNKAENLLVIPDNFQHIGNYAKYMKDGQFLSFQTLNTQPINSFNPDGSVTLKPKGYLFYNLKAEGELAPGKQFNILVMTSQVDANTKLEYGFHDQNNRLNNTVTAITKTDEGSYRIDNVTVPQNAKDVALRLDNRTGTSDTIIQGVFVLPKKTTEV, encoded by the coding sequence TTGAAAAATATTCAAGAATTTGCAGCTAGAAAACACAACAAATATTCAATTAGAAAATTTAGTGTCGGTATCGCCTCGATATTAGTAGGAAGCATCTTTTTCTATAATAACAACGCTCAAGCATCGGAGAACCAACCAGTACAAGAAGGCTCACAAGTTACAGAAAGTATTGACGATGATGCACAAGGACAATCTCAGCAACAAAATGACACGGTAGATGCAACAAACAATGCGAATACTAATGCGAACGAGGGTGCTCAAGTTAGTGAGCATAATACCACAGCTGATAACGTTTCTAATAGTGTTCAACAACCTAATGCGCAAGCTACTTCAAGTAGTAGTCAACCGCAAGTGGTACAAGCTCCTGCAGTAAATTCAGCGGATAACAATCAAGGACAAAGTGTTTCAGAAGCACCTAAAGTTTTACAACAAGCTCAAGTGGCTCCAAAAGAAATTGCGGCAAATACAAAAAAAGTTGACGTTTTAAAATATGTTGAAGAAAACAAGCAATATTTAACTGAAAATGAACGTCAATTCTTTTTACGTGCAGTATCTAGAGAAGTACAATTTCCAGATAAAGATTGGCAAAATATTTATAAAGGACAATATAACTCTATCGGTGCTGATGTTAATGATCGTGTAGTAGGAGAGCAAAAAGTAAGAGGAGTTAAAACAGTTGTAGATGCTGTTCAAAGACTAATAGCCGATCGTGATAAAGATAACTATTATACTGATTTAAGATTAGACGATACAGCTAGACGTACAAATAGTTTTACAGTTAGTAATGATATCGTAAAGGATGACGAAGGTAGACAATCTATTAAATTAGGCTTAAGAAAAGAATTTGTGCCAATTTCATACCCACAAGGTGGTAAATGGCATCCATGGAACCATCGTTTCGAACATTGGGGATTACGCACAAGTGAATCGCTAAGTAAAAAGATTGAAGAAGTTAGAGTTCAATATAAGTGGAATAAGAAAGCCTATGATCAAGTGATGACAAGAGACAAAGATGGGTTCTACTGGCATAAAGATGACGAAGCTAACGGCTATAAACCACATTATGGCGGTGGAGTAGACTTTTTAGTCAAACTTAAAAAAGGCGTTATCCTAAACAAGGATGAAGACAAAGCATGGGGTCATATTATTAGTGACGCAAGGCATTTCCATCCTATGGCAGTAGTAAGCTACGAATTTAAGAAGTTTAATTTTGAGAATCAAAATTTTGATAAGAACTTTAACGCTAGTAGTTTAGCGACGCTTAAAGACGCTTTAAATAATAAAATTAATGATGCTCAACGAGGTTTTGCAGACGTAGACGCGAATAAAAATTATTACTTGGGATTAGTTACAGCGGCGGTAGCCAATGTACAAACTGCTGAGCAATATGTTAATGCTAAAGCGAAATTAGCTAACATTGATAAACGTGTAAGTTATGCATTACAAGAAGTTCGTCCAACAACGGTTCAAAATCGTCAAACGGTTAATGCCAATACTAAAGACGTCGACGTCTTAAAGTATATCGAAGCAAATAGTAAATTCTTATCAGATGAAGAACGCAAATTCTTCTTACGTCAAGTTACACGTCATTCAGGTTTCCATAACCGTGATTGGAATAATATTTATAATAAAAATTATGATAGTATCTCTGAAAATGTAAATACAAGAACAGTTGGTGAAAGTAATGTTGCAGAACTTAATAAATTATTAACTGCAATGTACGAGCTAATCGAAAGTAGAAATAACGATCAACATTATAAAGAATTAACAAGCGATCAAGCTAGCCAAGACTTAAATAATTCATTTACTTTAGATAATAACGTAACTCAAAACAATGGCCAACAAACAGTTAAAGTTACTGTAAGTAAAGCTACATTACAATTTTCAGACTATCAAAGTGGCGACTGGTGGGATTGGAAAAAACGCTTTGAACAATGGGGCTTACGTACAAATGAGGCACTTAATAGAAAAATAGATAAAGTCGTCGCGAAGTATCGTTGGAACGGTCAAGATCGTGAAGATGTTTTAGTTAGAGATAGCAAAGGTTTCTATTGGTTTAAAGAGGATGAGAAATTCACAGAAGGTAAAGCTAAAATCGGTGGAGGCGTAGATTTCCATCTAACGTTCAAGAAAGATGCCGTTCTCGACAAAGAGAATGATAAACTATGGGGTTACGTTATCAGTGACTCTAAAGAATTGGAAACAAGGGCTGGAGCTAACATCGGATTTGGTAAAGTTGACTTTACTCCTGTACTAACTACTATTAATACTCAAACTTTGACTAACTTAAAACAAGATTTACTCAACAATATTCAAACCTTAACGCCTGTATTAACTGCAAACGAGCAAAATGCCGAAACATTTAAAACTAAAGCTGAAGCAGTAACTACAAATAATTTAAATGAACAACAATATGAACAAGTTAAAGCGCAGTTAGCGGCAATTACGCAAGAAGTTGCACAAGCGGCACTGAAAAATAATTTAGTTACAGTTCCAACTAATAGAGAACATTTAAGCCAATATGCTAAATTATCAAACGATAATTACTTCTTAAGCTTCCAATCTTTAAACACAGATCCAACTAACTCGCTTAATGCAGATGGTTCAGTGACGCTAAAACCAAACGGTTACTTATTCTATAATTTAAAAGCTGAAAATGCATTAGCGCCTGGTAAACAAATTAACCTAACAGTATTAGCTAGTAAAGTTGATAGTAATGCTAAATTTGAATATGCAGTACAAGGTGAGAATAATAATTATATAGTTGAAGTTACTCAAATACCTAAGATTGGTGAAGGTCAATATAAATTACAAAACTTTACGATTCCACAAGGTGCGAAGAAGTTTGCGCTTCGTTTAGATAACCGTCAAGGTACGACAGATACGCACGTAAATCTATTTACGTTAGTGCCTGAAGATAATCAGAAAAATAAAGCAGAAAACTTATTAGTAATTCCTGATAACTTCCAACATATCGGTAACTATGCTAAATATATGAAAGACGGTCAATTTTTAAGTTTCCAAACGTTAAATACTCAACCGATTAATTCATTTAATCCAGATGGTTCAGTAACGTTAAAACCAAAAGGTTACTTATTCTATAACCTTAAAGCGGAAGGAGAGTTAGCTCCAGGAAAACAATTTAATATTTTAGTAATGACAAGTCAAGTTGATGCAAATACGAAATTGGAATATGGCTTCCACGACCAAAATAATAGATTAAATAATACAGTAACTGCTATTACTAAAACTGATGAAGGTTCATATAGAATAGATAACGTTACAGTACCGCAAAATGCGAAAGATGTCGCATTAAGATTAGATAACCGTACGGGTACTTCTGATACGATTATTCAAGGTGTATTCGTCTTACCGAAAAAAACAACAGAAGTTTAA
- a CDS encoding NAD(P)H-binding protein, protein MMIVITGATGTLGQLVVEEALKVYPANELGVSVRDASKAQYLADQGVSVREGDFKKPETLATAFKGADQLVVISGNGQGDELVQAHTNVINAAKEAGVSRLLYTSQIGSSPESHFQPMVDHYKTEQLLDNSGLNFVSLRHGFYSASGQFFFSLGIKNGELRLPKDGPVNWTTHEDLAKGLVAILQDESFDQQIPILTSNRALTMEEIAQEYTQENLTRVVISDEEFYEQLNAIPNLPEAQKNMFIDIFHASVEGDFDKASPLLEELIDKKPDDIVTILNNK, encoded by the coding sequence ATGATGATAGTTATAACGGGAGCAACAGGTACATTAGGTCAATTAGTTGTGGAGGAAGCATTAAAAGTATATCCGGCAAATGAGTTAGGGGTAAGTGTACGTGATGCTTCAAAAGCACAGTACCTTGCTGATCAAGGTGTCAGTGTGAGAGAAGGAGATTTTAAAAAACCAGAAACGCTAGCGACAGCATTTAAAGGTGCTGATCAGTTAGTAGTTATTTCTGGGAACGGACAAGGTGATGAATTAGTTCAAGCACACACTAATGTAATCAATGCAGCGAAAGAAGCAGGTGTATCAAGATTACTTTATACTAGCCAAATTGGTAGTTCACCAGAGTCACACTTCCAACCTATGGTAGATCATTATAAAACTGAACAATTACTAGATAATAGTGGACTAAACTTTGTATCTTTACGTCATGGTTTTTATTCAGCTAGTGGACAATTCTTCTTTTCACTTGGTATAAAAAATGGTGAATTACGTTTACCTAAAGATGGACCGGTAAATTGGACGACTCATGAAGATTTAGCAAAAGGTTTGGTAGCAATATTACAAGATGAATCATTTGATCAACAAATTCCTATCTTAACAAGTAATCGCGCATTGACAATGGAAGAAATTGCTCAAGAATATACACAAGAAAACTTAACAAGAGTTGTGATTAGTGATGAAGAATTTTATGAACAACTGAATGCAATTCCTAATTTACCTGAAGCACAGAAAAACATGTTTATTGATATATTCCATGCAAGTGTAGAAGGTGATTTTGATAAAGCTTCTCCTTTATTAGAAGAACTTATTGATAAAAAACCAGACGACATAGTGACTATTTTAAATAACAAATAA
- a CDS encoding Wzz/FepE/Etk N-terminal domain-containing protein translates to MNSTLNLLEIRKIVRKNIVLLITVPLIFLFISIVITNYFIDDKYVAKTQLLVYEKKTQPLNFNNKVQEIQSNLQLVNTYSEIIKSPRILDKVAKDSNIIYEADALAKMLTVTNQTDTQILNIAIQSKNAKEAERIANNVAKTFQKEIPKIMDVNNVSILSNANNSAVQVSPKLLINATIGFTSGAVLTIIMIVIRHLTDKRIKNETDVKENLDIPVLGLIQKYD, encoded by the coding sequence ATGAATAGTACTTTAAATTTATTAGAAATTAGGAAAATAGTTAGAAAGAACATCGTTTTGCTCATAACTGTGCCGCTTATTTTTTTGTTTATTAGTATCGTCATAACAAATTACTTTATTGATGATAAATATGTAGCGAAAACACAATTATTAGTATATGAAAAAAAGACACAGCCTCTAAACTTTAATAATAAAGTACAAGAAATTCAATCAAATTTACAACTCGTAAATACGTATTCAGAAATTATTAAAAGTCCTAGAATTTTAGACAAAGTTGCTAAAGACAGCAATATAATATATGAGGCAGATGCATTAGCTAAAATGTTAACTGTAACGAATCAGACGGACACACAAATTTTAAATATAGCGATTCAAAGTAAAAATGCCAAAGAAGCTGAGCGTATCGCAAATAATGTAGCAAAGACTTTCCAAAAAGAAATACCTAAGATTATGGATGTAAATAATGTATCTATATTATCAAATGCAAATAATTCTGCTGTACAGGTATCACCTAAATTATTAATCAACGCAACTATTGGTTTTACAAGTGGTGCAGTGTTAACGATTATTATGATAGTAATTAGACATTTAACAGATAAACGAATAAAAAATGAAACAGATGTAAAAGAAAACTTAGATATTCCTGTACTTGGATTAATTCAAAAATATGATTGA
- a CDS encoding polysaccharide biosynthesis tyrosine autokinase: MFKKTVKNTSNLFVHHNPKSVISEKFKTIRSNIMFSNATKSILITSEKPLSGKTTISSNIGVTYAQAGYRTLIIDGDMRKPSQHYVFNLSNSAGLSNLIINKATFKEAIKSTEIENLHVLTSGIVPPNPSELIGSKRFVEIYKTLEEIYDFIIIDTPPINAVTDAQLFAQVAKHSILVIDVQRNDRDEVKKAKDLLDAAGAKIIGAILNKASLDNTSDYYYYYGKDKQ, encoded by the coding sequence ATGTTTAAAAAAACTGTAAAGAATACATCAAATCTATTTGTACATCATAATCCTAAATCTGTGATAAGTGAAAAGTTTAAAACAATTCGATCTAATATAATGTTTTCGAACGCTACAAAAAGTATTTTAATCACGTCTGAAAAGCCTTTATCTGGAAAAACGACAATTTCTTCAAATATCGGTGTGACATATGCTCAAGCAGGTTATAGAACGTTAATTATTGATGGTGATATGCGTAAACCGTCACAACATTATGTGTTTAATTTATCAAATTCTGCAGGTTTGTCGAATTTAATTATTAATAAAGCAACTTTTAAAGAAGCTATTAAAAGCACTGAAATAGAAAATTTGCATGTATTAACGTCAGGCATTGTACCTCCGAATCCGTCTGAATTAATTGGTTCAAAAAGGTTTGTTGAAATTTATAAAACGCTAGAAGAAATTTATGATTTTATAATTATTGATACGCCACCTATTAATGCAGTTACAGATGCTCAATTATTTGCACAAGTAGCTAAACATAGCATTTTAGTTATTGATGTACAAAGAAATGATAGGGATGAAGTGAAAAAAGCTAAAGATTTATTAGATGCTGCGGGAGCAAAAATTATCGGGGCCATTCTTAATAAAGCTTCATTAGACAATACGTCGGATTATTACTATTACTATGGAAAAGATAAACAATGA
- a CDS encoding tyrosine-protein phosphatase produces the protein MIDIHNHILPGIDDGPKDIAQSIDLLQQAKSQGITGIIATPHHLSPRYTNNIQNVKSLINEMMQIPAIRNIGITIYHGQEIRLTDQIVDEITKGNISGLNDSQYLLIEFPSNEVPLYTKQLFYELQLMGFIPIIAHPERNKILANDLNMLFDLINIGALSQLTASSLLGNLGKKIQKTSLKMISYGLAHFVASDAHHSVSRPFEIKQLFKHRKLKKLNTKIETMFNHSQLIIENSTIDKQQPINVTTKR, from the coding sequence ATGATAGATATACATAATCATATTTTACCTGGTATTGATGATGGTCCGAAAGATATTGCACAGTCAATCGATTTGTTGCAACAAGCTAAGTCACAAGGTATAACAGGCATTATAGCTACGCCACATCATTTAAGTCCAAGATACACGAATAACATTCAAAATGTTAAGTCATTAATTAATGAAATGATGCAAATCCCAGCAATTAGAAATATCGGTATAACTATATACCATGGACAAGAAATAAGGTTAACTGATCAAATTGTAGATGAAATTACGAAAGGGAATATCTCTGGGCTAAATGATTCGCAATATTTATTGATAGAGTTCCCATCAAATGAAGTGCCATTATATACGAAACAATTGTTTTATGAACTACAACTTATGGGATTTATACCTATTATTGCGCATCCAGAAAGAAATAAAATATTAGCTAATGATCTAAATATGCTATTTGACTTAATTAATATAGGTGCTTTGAGTCAATTGACAGCTAGTTCACTATTAGGAAACCTAGGCAAAAAAATACAAAAAACTTCACTCAAAATGATTAGTTATGGACTAGCGCACTTTGTGGCATCTGACGCACATCATAGCGTATCAAGACCTTTTGAAATAAAACAATTATTTAAACATAGAAAATTAAAAAAATTAAATACCAAAATTGAAACGATGTTTAACCATTCGCAATTAATAATTGAAAATTCAACTATAGATAAGCAGCAACCTATTAATGTTACCACCAAGAGATAA